Proteins from a single region of Neodiprion virginianus isolate iyNeoVirg1 chromosome 4, iyNeoVirg1.1, whole genome shotgun sequence:
- the LOC124302477 gene encoding transmembrane protein 203 yields MIFSLNELVHWLGLTIFEIWINLVSLTIFTILLAMKIDNNYFAGNGGWWIIFSPLFIGDGLNTYFCAIIFIRMQMDGVMKSAILRALWSLTFLLLVFVFKYLLCKKLSGQSSLEYSEVLSPVFILLQLIAVRACQLH; encoded by the coding sequence ATGATATTTTCCCTCAACGAATTAGTGCACTGGCTGGGTTTaacgatatttgaaatatGGATCAATCTTGTATCATTGACAATATTTACGATTTTGCTAGCCATGAAGATAGATAACAATTATTTCGCAGGCAATGGAGGCTGGTGGATTATATTCTCGCCATTATTTATCGGTGATGGCTTGAACACGTATTTTTgtgcaattattttcataagaATGCAAATGGATGGAGTAATGAAAAGTGCTATACTTAGAGCACTATGGAGTTTGACTTTTCTTTTGTTAGTTTTTGTCTTCAAGTATTTACtttgcaaaaaattgtcaGGTCAAAGCAGTCTGGAATATTCTGAAGTTTTGAGCCCTGTTTTTATTCTCTTACAACTTATTGCTGTCAGGGCTTGTCAGCTTCACTGA
- the LOC124302475 gene encoding ribonuclease P protein subunit p20 isoform X2 codes for MAAAKSEVESSQQNLTESSIKDSKIKLRPTYEHVIRKRLPPRLPKSDKDFYITNKTNFKAQLNKCEKLLDSGEQEIVIHALGAAVSRACNLALQLKENHHGTVDLDINTSTVDITDDFEPITDDADYECC; via the exons ATGGCTGCTGCGAAAAGCGAAGTTGAATCGAGTCAACAAAATTTGACAGAAAGCTCAATCAAGGACTCTAAGATCAAACTGCGACCCACCTACGAACATGTTATAAGAAAGAGATTACCGCCACGTTTACCGAAGAGTGACAAGGACTTCTATATCACCAACAAAACAAACTTCAAG GCTCAGCTGaacaaatgtgaaaaactACTGGATTCCGGTGAACAAGAAATTGTTATTCATGCTCTTGGTGCTGCGGTAAGCAGAGCTTGCAATTTGGCCTTacaattgaaagaaaatcacCATGGCACTGTCGATTTGGACATAAATACGTCGACTGTAGATATAACTG ATGATTTTGAGCCTATCACAGATGACGCTGACTATGAG TGCTGTTAG
- the LOC124302475 gene encoding ribonuclease P protein subunit p20 isoform X1 encodes MAAAKSEVESSQQNLTESSIKDSKIKLRPTYEHVIRKRLPPRLPKSDKDFYITNKTNFKAQLNKCEKLLDSGEQEIVIHALGAAVSRACNLALQLKENHHGTVDLDINTSTVDITDDFEPITDDADYEVNQRQNSAIHIRVFRTALFETFK; translated from the exons ATGGCTGCTGCGAAAAGCGAAGTTGAATCGAGTCAACAAAATTTGACAGAAAGCTCAATCAAGGACTCTAAGATCAAACTGCGACCCACCTACGAACATGTTATAAGAAAGAGATTACCGCCACGTTTACCGAAGAGTGACAAGGACTTCTATATCACCAACAAAACAAACTTCAAG GCTCAGCTGaacaaatgtgaaaaactACTGGATTCCGGTGAACAAGAAATTGTTATTCATGCTCTTGGTGCTGCGGTAAGCAGAGCTTGCAATTTGGCCTTacaattgaaagaaaatcacCATGGCACTGTCGATTTGGACATAAATACGTCGACTGTAGATATAACTG ATGATTTTGAGCCTATCACAGATGACGCTGACTATGAGGTAAATCAACGGCAAAATTCAGCCATTCATATTCGAGTGTTCCGCACAGCATTGTTTGAGACATTCAAATAA